One window from the genome of Nicotiana tomentosiformis chromosome 5, ASM39032v3, whole genome shotgun sequence encodes:
- the LOC104118435 gene encoding protein CYSTEINE-RICH TRANSMEMBRANE MODULE 4-like yields MNSYNQNQAQATTYPQQQQPQGGALVAPPPPAGYPTRDVEGDSSVPVTTQSRGDGFWKGCCAALCCCCVLDACF; encoded by the exons ATGAATAGCTACAACCAAAACCAGGCTCAAG CAACCACGTACCCTCAACAGCAGCAACCACAGGGAGGTGCTTTAGTGGCTCCACCACCACCGGCTGGTTATCCAACCAGAGATGTTGAAGGTGATTCCTCTGTTCCTGTCACTACTCAATCCAGAGGTGATGGCTTCTGGAAAGGCTG TTGTGCTGCCTTGTGTTGCTGCTGTGTCTTGGATGCTTGTTTTTAA